Within Topomyia yanbarensis strain Yona2022 chromosome 2, ASM3024719v1, whole genome shotgun sequence, the genomic segment CCGAGCTAAATCGGATTCTGCCAAGGAAGGACGAGGCTCTGCCGGATCCAGCGGTGCGAAGAAGACGGTTGTTCCATCCTTCGAAGATTTCCTTCTGAAGCGAGATTATGTCGGGGCGAAAACTGTACTTCAGGTAATGACGTTGTAACTATATATGATCGGTGACAGTTTCTCAAAATGATTCATATTTTCAGTGCTCGAAATACTACGATGAAGTGTCCGATACACTTAAAGACCTATGGGTAGCCTTTTGCGACTTCCACATCGGAGATTACAAGGATTCGTTGCAGCAGTACGAAAAAATGTACGCAGCCGATAGTATTCAGAACGAGGTAGCGTTGAATATCTGCGTTTGTATGTTCTATCTGGGAATGTATGATGAGGCTCAGAAGCTGGTCGAAGAACTACCGGAGAATCCACTGAAGATTCGGCTGCTGTTCCATCTTGCGCATAAACTTAGCGAAGAGGATCGTTTAATGGAATTGCATGGATCATTGCGCGATGTTGTGGAAGACCAACTTAGTCTAGCTGGAATGCATTATCTTCGCTCGCACTACCAGGAGGCAATCGATATCTACAAGCGAGTTTTACTGGACAACAAAGATTTACTGGCACTGAACGTTTATATTGCAATCTGCTACTATAAACTAGACTACTACGATATATCGCAGGAAGTGTTGGATTTGTATCTGAATCAACATCCAGACAGCACGATCGCCATCAATTTGAAGGCTTGCAATCGTTTTCGATTATTTAACGGGCGTGCTGCGGagcaagaaattaaaaatatcgtagataaTGGAACTTTTGGGGCCGATTTGATCAAACACAATTTGGTTGTGTTTCGAAATGGAGAAGGAGCACTTCAGATTCTGCCGCAGCTGATTGATATTATTCCCGAGGCACGATTAAATCTGGCCATCCATCATCTTCGCCGAGGAGATATACAGGAAGCACACCAATTGATGAAGGAAGTGCAACCTTCGGTGCCGCAAGAGTATATTTTGAAGGGGGTTGTTTATGCTGCTCTAGGACAGGAAACTGGTTCGAAGGAACACTTGAAGAATGCTCAACAGTGTCTTCATTTGGTTGGAGGCTCGGCGTCGGAGTGTGATACCATTCCTGGTCGACAGAGTATGGCTTCGGCATTTTTTCTTTACGGACAATTCGAGGAGGTCCTTGTCTACTTGAACTCTATCAGGAGTTATTTTGTAAATGATGACGTATTTAACTATAACTATGCACAAGCAAAGGCCGCAACCGGTT encodes:
- the LOC131684775 gene encoding intraflagellar transport protein 56, whose product is MILSRAKSDSAKEGRGSAGSSGAKKTVVPSFEDFLLKRDYVGAKTVLQCSKYYDEVSDTLKDLWVAFCDFHIGDYKDSLQQYEKMYAADSIQNEVALNICVCMFYLGMYDEAQKLVEELPENPLKIRLLFHLAHKLSEEDRLMELHGSLRDVVEDQLSLAGMHYLRSHYQEAIDIYKRVLLDNKDLLALNVYIAICYYKLDYYDISQEVLDLYLNQHPDSTIAINLKACNRFRLFNGRAAEQEIKNIVDNGTFGADLIKHNLVVFRNGEGALQILPQLIDIIPEARLNLAIHHLRRGDIQEAHQLMKEVQPSVPQEYILKGVVYAALGQETGSKEHLKNAQQCLHLVGGSASECDTIPGRQSMASAFFLYGQFEEVLVYLNSIRSYFVNDDVFNYNYAQAKAATGYYKEAEELLLQIHDITIKTDHTYAMVLAKCHIHSGHADQAWNIFLTKDSTPEAFAMLQLIANDSYRVGEFWVAAKAFDTLEKLDPNPEYWEGKRGSCAGAVQAILAKRSSGAPPGGVAEVIALLRDSTNTQAESMLRTIRRYASSIK